In Cellulomonas wangsupingiae, the genomic window CCTGACGGGGACCGCCCTGCTCGACGCGCTGCCGGTCCGCGAGGTGTGGGCCGACCTGGCCGCGCACCGGTCCACGGGCCTGCTGGACGTGGTCGACCAGGCGTCGCTGTGGACGGTCGTGCGGCCCGCGGCCGCTCTGCCGGCGCAGTGGGACCCGGTGGAGCAGACGCTGCGCTGGCCGCTGCTCGACGGCCGCGGCGACGTCCTGGTGGTGGAGGTCCCGTGGTCGCGGCTGCACGCGCACGCGATCGCGCGCATCGAGTCGCTCGGGGCGGGCCTGCCGGCCGGCGCGTGCGTGGTCGCCCGGGTGCAGCGGGTGCGTGGCCGGCTCGTGGGCGAGCCGCTGAGCCTCGTCCTGCCCGACGGGACGCTCGACGCCCTGCACTTCGACCCCGACCCGGAGCCGTCGGCGGGCTCGGCGCTGGTGGCAGGGCTGCTGGCCGCGGGCACGGCGGACCGGCCGACCTCGCCCGAGACGGCGGACGGCGCCCCGGGCGCCGTGCCCGCGCCGGTCGCGGCGGTGCGGGCCGTCGTCGAGCAGGCGGCGCAGCGCGGCTGCGGCGGGACGGTCCCGGGCGACGTCCACCGCCGCCTGGCGGCCGCCCACGCGGCGGCCCGGGCCGTCGGGCTCGCGGTCTTCGTCGAGCCCGACCCCGCGCTGGACCCCGCCGAGTCGCTGCTGCGCTCGTCGTACCTGGTGCAGCTCGTGGAGCGCGCGGTCGGCTGACGGGCGCGGAAATGAGCCGCGCAGGAACGGCTCGTCCACAAGACTCGGACCGTGAACAGACCCCTGCTCCGGGCGGACGGCGACCTGCGCGCCGACCTGCGCTCGACCTTCGGCTGGTTGACCACGCGGGACATCGAGGAGCAGTACGCGGACGTCACCGGGTGGTGGCGGAGCCCGGCGATCCTGCCGCGACTCGGTCCTGCGCTGGCGGAGCTGTTCGCCGACGACGAGCCGACCGTGGTGCTCGGCCTGGCCTCTCGGGGCTGCCTGCTGGGGCCGCTCGTCGCCGTGCACCTCGGCGTCGGGTTCGTCGAGGTCCGCAAGGACCGGTACCCCGCGACGGACGCGGACGCCTGGCTGCAGACCCGCACGCCGCCCGACTACCACGACCAGCAGCTCGACCTCGGCCTCCGCCGCAAGCTCCTGCGGTCGACGGACCGGGTGCTGCTGGTCGACGACTGGGTGGCCACCGGCGGCCAGGCCCTCGGTGCGAGGTCGCTGGTGGAGCGCGCGGACGCGTCGTGGGTCGGCCTGGCCGTCCTGGTCGACGCGCTCACCGAACCGGCGACGCGCCGCGACCTGCGGGTCCGGTCGCTCGTGAACGTCCGGGAGCTGTGAGCGCTGCGCAGGCGTCCGCGCGGACGCCTGCGCAGTCACCTGACGTCGAGGACGTCCGCGGCGAGCTGACCCCG contains:
- a CDS encoding phosphoribosyltransferase family protein — encoded protein: MNRPLLRADGDLRADLRSTFGWLTTRDIEEQYADVTGWWRSPAILPRLGPALAELFADDEPTVVLGLASRGCLLGPLVAVHLGVGFVEVRKDRYPATDADAWLQTRTPPDYHDQQLDLGLRRKLLRSTDRVLLVDDWVATGGQALGARSLVERADASWVGLAVLVDALTEPATRRDLRVRSLVNVREL